Proteins encoded together in one Rhizobacter sp. J219 window:
- a CDS encoding glycosyltransferase family 2 protein produces MTPRISVVIPTYRRPQLLLRCLTAVLTQRIETDAYEVIVVDDGHDDATRHLVESLIDGAPLAAELRYLRPPIGRGPAVARNVGWRAARGAIVAFTDDDTVPARDWLAEGERVMNLHTDWVAMCGRVSVPMPGETTDHARMTARLATAEFVTANAFVRHWALQRVNGFDERFARARREDSDLQFRLMTQVGHVGRSARAEVVHPVRSARWGLSLAQQKNTFYDALLYKKHPQLYRERIRPVPPWNYYLVVALAFAALMLLFLRQPEWAAASLALMLALVLHLAYERLRDTSHRLPHVLEMLATSALIPFLSVYWRLRGAIHFRVLFL; encoded by the coding sequence TGCCTGACGGCCGTGCTGACGCAGCGCATCGAGACCGACGCCTACGAGGTGATCGTGGTCGACGACGGGCATGACGACGCAACCCGGCACCTCGTCGAATCGCTGATCGATGGCGCCCCGCTCGCCGCCGAGCTGCGCTACCTGCGTCCGCCCATCGGCCGCGGCCCGGCGGTCGCACGCAACGTGGGCTGGCGTGCGGCACGCGGCGCGATCGTGGCCTTCACCGACGACGACACTGTGCCCGCGCGCGACTGGCTGGCCGAAGGCGAACGGGTGATGAACCTTCACACCGACTGGGTGGCAATGTGCGGAAGGGTCAGCGTGCCGATGCCCGGCGAGACGACGGACCATGCGCGCATGACCGCGCGTCTGGCCACGGCAGAGTTCGTGACGGCCAATGCCTTCGTGCGCCACTGGGCGCTGCAGCGGGTGAACGGTTTCGACGAACGCTTCGCCCGCGCCCGGCGCGAAGACTCCGACCTGCAGTTCCGCCTGATGACGCAGGTCGGCCACGTCGGCCGCAGCGCCCGCGCCGAGGTGGTGCACCCGGTGCGCTCGGCTCGCTGGGGCTTGAGCCTCGCACAGCAGAAGAACACCTTCTACGACGCGCTCCTGTACAAGAAGCACCCACAGCTCTACCGCGAGCGCATCCGCCCGGTGCCGCCCTGGAACTACTACCTCGTCGTCGCACTGGCCTTCGCGGCACTGATGCTGCTCTTCCTGCGCCAGCCGGAGTGGGCTGCCGCCAGCCTGGCGCTGATGCTCGCGCTCGTGCTGCACCTCGCCTACGAGCGCCTGCGCGACACCAGCCACCGCCTGCCCCATGTGCTGGAGATGCTCGCCACCTCGGCACTGATCCCCTTCCTCTCGGTCTACTGGCGACTGCGCGGCGCCATCCACTTCAGGGTGCTCTTCCTGTGA